From the genome of Yersinia enterocolitica, one region includes:
- a CDS encoding GlpM family protein, with protein MGLLLKALIGAIVVVLIGLLSKTRNYYIAGLIPLFPTFALIAHYIVGHERNIEALRITIIFGLWAIIPYFIYLISLYFLIDYLRLPLALTAAVLCWAIAAWILIAAWNQWHS; from the coding sequence ATGGGACTGTTACTTAAAGCACTGATCGGCGCCATAGTTGTGGTATTGATTGGGCTATTATCGAAGACGCGCAATTACTATATTGCTGGTTTAATCCCGTTATTCCCTACTTTCGCCCTCATCGCACACTATATTGTTGGCCATGAGCGCAATATCGAAGCACTGCGCATAACAATTATATTCGGTTTATGGGCTATCATTCCCTACTTTATCTATTTGATATCGCTTTATTTTTTAATTGACTATTTACGCCTACCACTCGCATTGACCGCGGCTGTGTTATGTTGGGCCATCGCCGCCTGGATACTTATAGCTGCCTGGAACCAATGGCATAGTTAA
- a CDS encoding methyl-accepting chemotaxis protein, which produces MKKFSDLSILTKLLSGFSVVIVMMLLLGAVALSQLSSNNARLEAYRDSWLPGVRYALEMRGVLAELRLQQVQYIASSTEKEREGHRLEILQAVDNFRAAQDRFLKLPEGYNHSELFKIIMSDFDHFSQANSLVIDAVNNNQLAEATKVSGDTSRKYRTQLMKDLAELVVLEVQGGEQAATDGQQSFNTAKNVLIALLLFAVFISALLAVMIARNFSRLLGGEPAYAVAIMGHIAAGNLSTEIKLRPGDNNSLLASLNIMNRQLKKTINEIMHGSESISVASNQIAQGNADLSQRTEEQASSLIQTSANMQELTQTVRQNAENARQASELAVNTAATATEGGIIVDEMLLRMQEITKSSRKIVDIIAVIEGIAFQTNILALNAAVEAARAGTEGKGFAVVASEVRTLAQKSANAAKEIKQLIVGTVEKINAGSERADHASQAMGEIVDSVGKVAHIVGEISTASHEQHIGIQEIGIAVEQMDQVTQQNAALVEQAAAAAQSLTEQGAELRQIIRFFQINQPSLS; this is translated from the coding sequence ATGAAAAAGTTCTCCGACCTATCCATTTTGACAAAGTTACTCTCAGGCTTTTCGGTTGTTATTGTTATGATGTTATTGCTAGGTGCTGTGGCACTATCACAGTTAAGCAGTAATAACGCCAGGCTGGAAGCCTATCGCGACAGTTGGTTACCGGGTGTTCGCTATGCATTAGAGATGCGAGGCGTTTTAGCCGAATTGCGCCTGCAGCAGGTTCAGTATATCGCCTCATCGACAGAAAAAGAGCGCGAAGGACACCGTCTGGAGATATTACAAGCCGTAGACAACTTTCGTGCCGCGCAAGATAGATTTCTGAAATTACCCGAAGGTTACAATCACTCCGAACTATTCAAGATAATAATGTCAGATTTTGACCACTTTTCTCAGGCAAACAGTCTCGTTATTGATGCGGTTAATAATAATCAATTAGCTGAAGCCACTAAAGTTAGTGGTGATACATCAAGAAAATATCGCACACAGTTGATGAAAGACCTCGCTGAATTAGTCGTGCTGGAAGTTCAAGGTGGGGAACAAGCTGCAACGGATGGTCAACAAAGCTTTAATACTGCCAAAAACGTACTTATCGCTTTATTGCTCTTTGCTGTTTTCATTTCTGCACTGCTTGCTGTCATGATTGCCCGCAACTTTTCTCGTTTATTGGGAGGGGAACCGGCCTATGCTGTGGCTATTATGGGCCATATCGCCGCCGGAAACTTATCCACTGAAATAAAACTTCGCCCAGGTGATAATAATAGCTTACTGGCTTCCCTGAATATCATGAACCGGCAGTTGAAGAAAACGATTAATGAGATCATGCATGGGAGCGAATCAATTTCTGTGGCGTCGAATCAGATTGCTCAGGGTAATGCTGACTTATCACAACGTACCGAGGAACAAGCATCCTCTCTGATTCAAACCTCAGCAAATATGCAGGAACTCACCCAAACCGTACGTCAGAATGCGGAGAATGCACGGCAAGCAAGTGAGTTAGCGGTTAATACAGCAGCAACCGCCACAGAAGGCGGAATTATTGTTGATGAAATGCTACTTCGTATGCAAGAAATCACCAAAAGCTCAAGGAAGATCGTCGATATTATTGCTGTTATTGAAGGCATTGCCTTCCAAACCAATATATTAGCGTTAAATGCTGCAGTTGAGGCCGCCCGAGCGGGCACCGAAGGTAAGGGATTTGCCGTTGTCGCAAGCGAAGTACGCACTTTGGCACAGAAAAGTGCAAATGCAGCCAAAGAGATAAAGCAATTAATTGTTGGTACGGTTGAGAAAATTAATGCGGGTTCAGAACGCGCTGACCATGCCAGTCAAGCGATGGGCGAGATAGTCGACTCGGTGGGGAAAGTTGCTCATATCGTTGGCGAGATATCGACGGCATCACACGAGCAACACATTGGTATTCAAGAGATCGGTATCGCTGTAGAACAGATGGATCAAGTTACGCAACAAAATGCCGCATTGGTTGAACAAGCCGCCGCCGCCGCACAATCATTAACGGAGCAAGGCGCGGAGTTGCGCCAGATTATCCGTTTCTTTCAAATTAATCAGCCATCATTAAGCTAA
- a CDS encoding alpha-amylase gives MNNPTIFQFFHWYYPDGGKLWQEVSDQAAHISQLGINIVWLPPAYKGASGGYSVGYDTYDLFDLGEFDQKGTQSTKYGDKEGLQNAINRLKENGIKVLFDVVFNHKMGADEKEQVSVRKVNPDNRTEMDDDIIDALAYTRFTFSGRNETYSSFVWDKQCFTGVDYIEEPSDEGVFKIVNDYSDEGWNTEVDDELGNFDYLMGADIDFRNPAVMDELKYWGKWLLESLPIDGFRLDAVKHIPAWFFKAWIEYIQNETEHDLLIIAEYWSPDIEKLQQYLARVEGNVMLFDVALHHKFHEASKQGEDFDLTQIFNGSLIEVDPSHTITLVANHDTQPLQALEAPVEPWFKPLAYALILIREQGIPCVFYPDLFGANYEDNGEDGGTYQIEMPVVAELERLIQARQRFAHGAQTDYFDDKNCIAFVRAGTAEAPGCVVILSNGAESEKTIVLGEGFENKEFADYLGNRQDIITTDEDGGATFPVNGGSISLWVQKELL, from the coding sequence ATGAATAATCCCACAATCTTCCAGTTTTTCCATTGGTACTATCCTGATGGCGGTAAATTATGGCAGGAGGTCTCAGATCAAGCCGCACATATTAGCCAACTTGGAATTAATATCGTTTGGCTTCCCCCCGCATATAAAGGTGCCTCAGGAGGATATTCTGTAGGATATGACACCTATGATTTGTTTGATCTGGGGGAGTTTGATCAGAAGGGGACTCAGTCGACTAAATATGGCGACAAAGAAGGATTACAGAATGCGATTAACCGATTGAAGGAGAATGGCATAAAAGTTCTTTTTGACGTCGTATTCAATCACAAGATGGGGGCGGATGAAAAAGAACAGGTCAGTGTCCGTAAAGTTAATCCTGATAACCGGACTGAAATGGACGATGATATTATCGACGCCCTTGCCTATACCCGTTTTACGTTTTCTGGCCGCAATGAAACTTATTCATCCTTTGTTTGGGATAAACAGTGTTTTACCGGTGTTGATTATATTGAAGAACCCTCAGATGAGGGGGTTTTTAAGATAGTAAACGATTATAGCGATGAGGGATGGAATACAGAGGTTGATGATGAGTTAGGTAATTTTGATTATCTGATGGGGGCGGATATTGATTTCCGTAATCCTGCCGTTATGGATGAGTTAAAATATTGGGGAAAATGGTTACTGGAGTCACTGCCAATTGATGGTTTTAGATTGGATGCAGTAAAACATATCCCAGCATGGTTTTTTAAAGCATGGATAGAATATATACAAAATGAAACAGAACATGATTTACTGATTATTGCGGAGTATTGGTCCCCTGATATCGAAAAATTACAACAATATCTGGCACGGGTAGAAGGCAATGTAATGTTGTTCGACGTTGCTTTACATCACAAGTTTCACGAAGCGTCGAAACAGGGCGAAGATTTTGATTTAACGCAAATATTCAATGGCTCATTAATTGAAGTTGACCCGTCACATACCATTACGTTGGTGGCCAATCACGATACTCAGCCACTTCAGGCCCTGGAAGCACCTGTAGAACCTTGGTTTAAACCTTTGGCTTACGCGTTGATCTTAATACGAGAACAAGGTATTCCCTGTGTTTTTTACCCCGATCTTTTTGGTGCCAATTATGAAGATAACGGTGAAGATGGGGGGACTTATCAGATAGAGATGCCGGTTGTTGCTGAATTGGAGAGGCTAATTCAAGCCAGACAACGCTTCGCTCATGGCGCACAAACCGATTATTTTGATGATAAAAACTGTATTGCTTTTGTTCGTGCTGGTACGGCGGAGGCACCCGGTTGTGTGGTGATTCTTTCGAATGGCGCAGAAAGTGAAAAAACAATCGTCCTTGGTGAAGGTTTTGAAAATAAAGAGTTTGCTGATTACTTAGGTAATCGTCAGGATATTATTACTACAGATGAAGATGGTGGGGCGACATTTCCTGTTAATGGCGGGAGTATTAGCCTTTGGGTACAGAAAGAACTTCTGTAA
- a CDS encoding class I SAM-dependent methyltransferase — protein MTQNIYDNQAFFSGYAQLPRSVDGLAGAPEWEAIRQMLPSLSGSKVVDLGCGYGWFCRYARSQGASEVLGLDVSTRMLNHAKEMTTDENIIYRQEDLEHLHLPPQLFQLAYSSLTLHYIKALPALFATIYQALTPGGSFVFSAEHPIFTAAKQPGWLIADNGQKSWPVNSYQAEGERITNWLAEGVIKQHRTLGTYINFLIKQGFIITHVEEWGPTTQQIIDYPELDEEKERPMLFLLSAKKPE, from the coding sequence ATGACTCAGAATATTTATGATAATCAGGCATTTTTTTCAGGGTATGCACAACTTCCCCGTTCAGTTGATGGATTGGCTGGCGCGCCAGAATGGGAAGCCATTCGCCAGATGCTGCCGTCGCTGTCAGGAAGCAAAGTTGTAGATCTGGGTTGTGGCTATGGCTGGTTTTGTCGCTACGCACGCTCGCAAGGTGCCAGCGAAGTTTTAGGTCTGGATGTTTCAACGCGAATGTTAAACCACGCTAAAGAGATGACCACTGACGAAAACATTATTTACCGTCAGGAAGACCTGGAACATTTGCATCTACCACCACAGCTGTTCCAATTAGCCTATAGCTCACTCACATTGCATTATATAAAAGCACTGCCAGCACTGTTTGCCACGATTTATCAAGCACTAACTCCTGGGGGCAGTTTTGTTTTTTCCGCCGAACACCCTATCTTTACCGCAGCAAAGCAACCTGGTTGGTTAATTGCCGATAATGGGCAAAAATCCTGGCCGGTGAACAGTTATCAGGCGGAAGGGGAACGTATAACAAACTGGTTGGCAGAAGGCGTTATCAAGCAGCATCGGACATTAGGGACTTATATTAATTTTTTGATAAAACAAGGTTTTATAATTACGCATGTCGAAGAATGGGGACCAACAACACAGCAAATTATAGATTATCCTGAATTGGATGAAGAGAAAGAACGCCCTATGCTATTTTTACTTTCTGCGAAGAAACCTGAATAG
- a CDS encoding DUF1737 domain-containing protein, producing the protein MNTVPPDGLPIYRLITGPDDSSFCHRVSDQLKLGYVLYGSQSIAYDPEKKTIIAAQAIIWPGN; encoded by the coding sequence ATGAACACTGTGCCGCCAGATGGATTACCAATATACCGGCTGATTACCGGACCAGATGATTCATCATTTTGTCACCGAGTGTCTGATCAATTGAAGCTTGGCTATGTATTATACGGCTCACAATCAATCGCTTATGACCCAGAGAAAAAGACGATAATTGCAGCACAAGCGATCATTTGGCCTGGGAATTGA
- a CDS encoding GGDEF domain-containing protein, with amino-acid sequence MNMQAPPIPQDEAKRIATLRSYNILDTSPEERFDRITRLAKRLFNVPIALISIVDVNRQWFKSHPGLETSETPRDISFCGHAILGDDILLVPNALNDLRFSDNPLVTDDPGIRFYAGCPLVVPNGSKLGTLCIIDLKPRSLDEYDQQLLCDLAKMAEQEIAAVQLATIDELTQLTNRRGFEILAQHALTFCSHNNIPATLIFFDLNDFKEINDSYGHAEGDKALVTFAEELQFFFRDTDVVARLGGDEFVTLLTASGCSDMPAILSRFKNALELRNSQELRGYNIDFSVGYANCNLEKDTPINELLAAADSSMYMHKLELRTKKNPFSKS; translated from the coding sequence ATGAATATGCAAGCTCCCCCGATACCTCAAGATGAGGCTAAGAGAATTGCTACATTACGCTCTTATAATATTCTCGATACCTCTCCCGAAGAACGCTTTGATCGTATCACCCGCTTAGCTAAACGTTTATTTAATGTGCCAATAGCGCTTATATCTATCGTCGACGTAAACCGGCAATGGTTTAAATCACATCCCGGACTGGAAACCAGCGAAACCCCCAGGGATATATCTTTTTGTGGTCATGCGATTTTAGGTGACGATATCCTTTTGGTACCCAATGCCCTTAACGACCTTCGTTTTAGTGACAACCCACTCGTTACCGACGATCCTGGCATTCGTTTTTATGCGGGTTGTCCGCTGGTTGTTCCCAATGGCAGTAAACTTGGCACACTCTGTATTATCGATCTTAAACCGCGCTCTTTAGATGAATACGACCAACAACTTTTATGTGACTTAGCGAAAATGGCTGAGCAAGAAATTGCTGCCGTTCAATTAGCAACTATTGACGAACTAACACAGTTAACCAACCGTCGAGGCTTTGAAATTCTGGCTCAGCATGCATTAACATTTTGCTCACATAATAATATTCCTGCCACTTTGATTTTCTTTGATCTAAATGATTTTAAAGAAATAAATGACAGTTATGGTCATGCTGAAGGTGATAAGGCATTAGTGACTTTCGCTGAGGAGTTACAGTTTTTCTTCCGTGACACAGATGTTGTCGCCCGATTGGGTGGCGACGAATTTGTCACATTACTCACGGCATCAGGTTGTAGTGATATGCCAGCAATATTAAGCCGCTTTAAGAATGCGTTAGAATTACGCAATAGCCAAGAATTGCGTGGTTATAATATTGATTTTAGCGTGGGGTACGCTAATTGCAATTTAGAGAAAGATACACCGATTAATGAACTACTCGCCGCCGCCGATTCATCCATGTACATGCATAAATTAGAGCTACGCACTAAAAAAAACCCTTTTTCTAAGAGTTAA
- a CDS encoding D-serine/D-alanine/glycine transporter → MGKMVDQSKIVAEQLPEPEEHLQRSLSNRHIQLIAIGGAIGTGLFMGSGKTISLAGPSIIFVYMIIGFMLFFVMRAMGELLLSNLKYKSFSDFAADLLGPWAGFFTGWTYWFCWVITGIADVVAITAYAQFWFPGFSQWVASLLVVLLLLSLNLATVKMFGEMEFWFAMIKIVAIVALIFAGLTMVLMSYQSPSGTTASFTHLWNDGGMFPKGISGFFAGFQIAVFAFVGIELVGTTAAETKDPEVVLPRAINSIPIRIIMFYVFSLIMIMSVTPWSSVVADKSPFVELFVLVGLPAAASVINFVVLTSAASSANSGVFSTSRMLFGLAKEGDAPKQFGKLSRRSVPASGLTFSCICLLGGVVLIYLIPNVMTVFTLVTTVSAILFMFVWTIILCSYLVYRKRRPALHKKSIYKMPAGIFMSWVCMAFFAFVLVLLTLESDTRQALIVTPLWFVILTIGYLILKKRRSYLYDNRNQ, encoded by the coding sequence ATGGGAAAGATGGTAGACCAATCCAAGATAGTGGCAGAACAGTTGCCGGAACCTGAAGAGCACCTTCAACGAAGTCTCTCCAACCGCCATATCCAGCTAATTGCTATTGGCGGGGCTATAGGTACCGGATTGTTTATGGGATCGGGTAAAACCATCAGCCTTGCCGGGCCGTCGATTATTTTCGTTTATATGATAATCGGTTTTATGCTGTTTTTCGTGATGCGGGCCATGGGTGAGCTGCTGCTATCGAATCTGAAATATAAATCATTTAGTGATTTCGCTGCCGACTTACTCGGTCCTTGGGCTGGTTTTTTCACCGGCTGGACCTACTGGTTTTGTTGGGTCATCACCGGTATCGCTGATGTGGTTGCCATCACGGCTTACGCCCAATTTTGGTTCCCCGGTTTCTCCCAGTGGGTTGCCTCACTGCTAGTGGTTTTACTGTTGCTATCACTGAATTTGGCCACGGTGAAAATGTTCGGTGAAATGGAGTTCTGGTTTGCCATGATTAAAATTGTGGCAATTGTGGCACTGATCTTTGCCGGCTTAACCATGGTGTTAATGAGCTATCAGTCCCCTTCGGGTACCACCGCGTCATTTACCCATTTATGGAATGATGGCGGGATGTTCCCGAAAGGAATCAGTGGATTCTTTGCGGGCTTCCAGATAGCCGTTTTTGCTTTTGTCGGTATTGAGTTAGTTGGGACCACCGCCGCTGAAACCAAAGATCCTGAAGTGGTATTACCGCGTGCTATTAACTCCATCCCTATCCGCATCATCATGTTCTATGTTTTCTCATTGATTATGATTATGTCAGTGACACCATGGAGTTCAGTAGTTGCCGATAAAAGCCCGTTTGTTGAGTTATTCGTTCTGGTCGGGTTACCCGCCGCTGCGAGTGTGATCAACTTTGTGGTCCTAACCTCGGCGGCTTCGTCAGCTAACAGTGGCGTGTTTTCCACCAGCCGTATGTTGTTCGGTTTGGCAAAAGAAGGTGATGCACCAAAGCAATTTGGTAAGCTGTCGCGCCGTTCCGTCCCCGCATCCGGCCTGACATTTTCTTGTATCTGTTTGCTAGGTGGTGTGGTTCTCATTTACCTAATCCCGAACGTAATGACGGTGTTTACACTGGTCACCACAGTTTCAGCGATTCTGTTTATGTTCGTCTGGACCATCATCCTTTGCTCTTACCTGGTGTATCGCAAAAGACGCCCGGCATTACATAAGAAATCCATCTATAAAATGCCCGCTGGTATTTTCATGTCGTGGGTATGTATGGCGTTCTTTGCCTTTGTCCTGGTGCTGTTAACCTTGGAAAGTGATACCCGCCAAGCGCTGATAGTGACGCCGCTGTGGTTTGTCATTCTGACCATTGGCTATCTCATCTTGAAGAAGCGCAGAAGCTACTTGTACGATAACCGTAATCAGTAA
- a CDS encoding AraC family transcriptional regulator: protein MQQINHSQMTISSAEIVARRAHTLHRVTVFSPALCHVRQGSKLVQWGAQAASAGQSSLILFPAGIEVSIANTPDRGHYCSDMVYLPQSLLRQFRHWYGASAVTPVATASLCVPLDSHTRLAWDSLLLNVKCHAPDALLQHAAMGVLLALHLAGQAGTLLIDRRDKWAEQVQQILLLDPARNWSVSDVAHSLHIGDSTLRRKLMQEDRSFRVILEEVRMGCALNALQTTSLSIGEIAAQHGYISPSRFTSRFQRHFGLTPRRLREAITAA, encoded by the coding sequence ATGCAGCAGATAAATCATAGCCAGATGACTATCTCCAGCGCTGAAATTGTTGCCCGCCGAGCACATACGTTGCATCGGGTCACGGTGTTTTCACCGGCACTGTGCCATGTCCGTCAGGGCAGTAAATTGGTGCAATGGGGGGCACAGGCTGCCAGTGCGGGGCAATCGTCGCTTATTTTGTTTCCTGCCGGTATCGAAGTCAGTATCGCGAATACCCCGGATCGGGGGCATTATTGTTCTGATATGGTCTATCTGCCGCAAAGTTTATTACGCCAGTTTCGCCACTGGTACGGTGCCTCTGCGGTGACGCCAGTGGCAACTGCATCGCTGTGTGTTCCTCTGGATAGCCATACCCGCCTTGCATGGGATAGCTTATTGCTCAACGTGAAGTGTCATGCGCCAGATGCGCTCTTACAGCATGCGGCGATGGGGGTTTTATTGGCGCTGCACTTGGCTGGACAGGCAGGGACGTTATTAATCGACCGACGAGATAAATGGGCGGAACAGGTACAACAAATTTTACTGCTCGATCCGGCGCGCAACTGGAGCGTGAGTGACGTCGCCCACTCTTTGCATATTGGGGATTCAACTTTGCGGCGCAAACTGATGCAAGAAGATCGTAGTTTTCGCGTGATTCTGGAAGAGGTTCGTATGGGGTGTGCATTAAATGCATTACAAACCACATCACTTTCGATTGGCGAGATCGCTGCACAGCACGGTTATATTTCACCGTCCCGCTTTACTTCACGTTTTCAGCGGCATTTTGGCTTAACGCCACGCCGATTACGCGAAGCAATCACGGCAGCCTAA
- a CDS encoding YbhB/YbcL family Raf kinase inhibitor-like protein gives MKKIALSLAIIAVSLSAQAQTFSVKSSDMPEGRPLQTQQVFNGFGCDGGNQSPQLSWQGAPAGTKSFAITAYDPDAPTGSGWWHWTVVNIPADVHSLATNAGQSKNGTLPVGAVQGRNDFGYAGFGGACPPAGDKPHRYQFTVWALKTDKLPLNSDASGALVGFMLNSNVIAKTQLVATYGR, from the coding sequence ATGAAAAAGATAGCACTGTCTCTGGCGATTATCGCAGTGTCATTATCTGCTCAGGCACAAACCTTCAGCGTCAAAAGTAGCGATATGCCTGAAGGTAGACCCTTACAAACCCAGCAGGTTTTTAACGGATTTGGCTGTGATGGCGGGAATCAATCGCCACAGCTTTCATGGCAGGGTGCGCCCGCAGGAACCAAAAGCTTCGCCATTACCGCTTATGATCCTGATGCCCCGACGGGGAGTGGCTGGTGGCATTGGACGGTGGTGAATATCCCCGCCGATGTTCATTCATTGGCAACAAATGCTGGGCAGAGCAAAAATGGCACTTTACCTGTTGGTGCCGTTCAGGGGCGCAATGACTTCGGCTATGCGGGATTCGGAGGGGCTTGCCCACCAGCAGGAGATAAACCTCATCGCTATCAGTTCACTGTGTGGGCATTGAAAACAGATAAATTACCCCTCAATAGTGATGCCAGTGGTGCATTGGTGGGTTTTATGCTCAACAGTAATGTGATTGCGAAAACGCAACTGGTTGCCACTTATGGCCGCTAA
- a CDS encoding helix-turn-helix domain-containing protein codes for MNMYRIRELRLARAWSQEQLAELCSLSVRTIQRIENGEQASLETLSAIAAVMDLKVSELYCPNVSQEQSTPSQAVDQRVIDARKAVEDEMSLLRQLLRAVILCAVLFAINWFTSPGYMWAWWVVLGLSIPLCLRAINLLLLGNWVERWQQKRLQKKLRNL; via the coding sequence ATGAACATGTATCGTATTCGTGAATTGCGGTTGGCCCGGGCCTGGTCACAAGAACAGTTGGCTGAACTTTGCAGTCTGAGTGTACGCACGATTCAACGCATAGAGAATGGTGAACAAGCCAGCTTGGAAACACTGAGTGCTATTGCGGCCGTCATGGATCTGAAAGTCAGTGAGCTGTATTGCCCAAATGTCTCTCAGGAACAGAGCACCCCGTCGCAAGCTGTTGACCAACGCGTCATTGATGCCCGCAAAGCGGTTGAGGATGAAATGTCTTTACTGCGTCAGTTACTGCGGGCGGTTATTCTGTGTGCAGTGCTGTTTGCTATCAATTGGTTTACTTCACCTGGCTATATGTGGGCCTGGTGGGTAGTGCTAGGGCTAAGTATCCCGCTGTGTCTGCGCGCAATAAATCTGTTATTGCTGGGTAATTGGGTCGAGCGCTGGCAGCAAAAACGCCTGCAAAAGAAGTTACGTAATCTGTAA
- a CDS encoding NAD(P)H:quinone oxidoreductase (catalyzes the transfer of electrons from NADH to ubiquinone), translated as MAKILVLYYSMYGHIETLAGAIAEGAQKVSGVEVTIKRVPETMPPDAFANAGGKNNQQAPVATPQELADYDGIIFGTPTRFGNMAGQMRTFLDQTGGLWASGALYGKVASVFSSTGTGGGQEHTITSTWTTLAHHGFIIVPIGYGAKELFDVSQTRGGTPYGATTIAGGDGSRQPTAEELAIARFQGEHVAKITAKLVS; from the coding sequence ATGGCGAAAATTTTAGTGCTTTACTATTCCATGTATGGGCATATTGAAACACTTGCCGGTGCGATTGCCGAAGGTGCCCAAAAAGTCAGCGGTGTTGAAGTGACCATCAAACGGGTCCCTGAAACCATGCCACCAGACGCCTTCGCCAATGCCGGCGGCAAAAACAACCAGCAAGCCCCGGTCGCAACGCCGCAAGAACTGGCCGATTACGATGGCATCATTTTTGGTACCCCAACCCGTTTCGGTAATATGGCAGGGCAAATGCGTACCTTCCTCGATCAAACCGGCGGGCTATGGGCTTCTGGTGCACTGTACGGCAAAGTTGCCAGTGTATTCTCCTCAACCGGTACTGGCGGCGGACAAGAGCACACCATCACCTCCACATGGACCACATTAGCCCACCACGGTTTTATCATCGTGCCAATCGGCTATGGGGCCAAAGAGTTATTTGATGTTTCACAGACCCGTGGCGGTACCCCATATGGTGCAACAACCATTGCCGGTGGTGATGGCTCCCGTCAGCCAACTGCTGAAGAGCTTGCTATCGCCCGTTTCCAGGGCGAGCATGTGGCAAAAATTACCGCCAAACTGGTAAGCTAA
- a CDS encoding deferrochelatase/peroxidase EfeB has product MSKKTDPQHGSYQHDSGAALPSRRRLLLGMGMMSGALALGGAKIARAADCPAPEAALVQDERWQKQPFYGQHQSGVLTPQQAAMMLVAFDVLATDKAALTRLFKLLTERLAFLTRGGHAPSVNAKLPPLDSGIMGPEIYPDNLTITVSVGDSLFDERFGLQGQKPLRLQRMTRFPNDSLDAGLCHGDILLQICANTNETVIHALRDIIKHTPDLLSVRWKREGFISAHAARSKGKETSINLLGFKDGTANPKTSDKPLINQVVWVQGNIGEPAWAVGGSYQAARIIRFKVEFWDRTPLQEQQTIFGRDKHSGAPLGSLHEHDEPDYTKDPDGNVIKLDAHIRLANPRTAETQSNLMLRRGYSYSLGVSNSGQLDMGLLFVCYQSDLEKAFLTVQKRLNGEALEEYVKPIGGGYFFVLPGVVDANHYLAQGLLEA; this is encoded by the coding sequence ATGAGTAAGAAAACCGACCCGCAACACGGGTCGTATCAACATGATAGCGGGGCGGCGTTGCCCTCCCGTCGGCGTTTACTGCTGGGTATGGGCATGATGAGTGGTGCCTTGGCTCTTGGCGGGGCAAAGATAGCCCGAGCGGCAGATTGCCCTGCACCCGAGGCTGCACTTGTGCAAGATGAACGCTGGCAGAAGCAGCCCTTTTATGGTCAGCATCAGTCAGGGGTATTAACCCCACAGCAAGCGGCCATGATGCTGGTAGCATTTGATGTACTGGCCACCGATAAGGCGGCCTTGACCCGATTATTCAAACTGCTGACGGAGCGGCTGGCCTTCCTGACCCGCGGCGGGCATGCACCTTCGGTTAATGCCAAATTGCCACCGCTGGATTCTGGAATTATGGGGCCGGAAATTTACCCGGATAACCTGACCATTACGGTTTCTGTGGGGGATTCCTTGTTTGATGAGCGGTTTGGTTTGCAGGGGCAGAAACCACTGCGGCTACAAAGAATGACGCGCTTCCCCAATGATTCACTGGATGCGGGTTTGTGTCATGGTGATATCTTGCTGCAAATTTGTGCTAATACCAACGAAACGGTGATTCACGCTCTGCGCGATATTATCAAGCACACGCCAGATTTACTCAGTGTGCGGTGGAAGCGTGAAGGTTTTATTTCTGCTCATGCGGCCCGTAGCAAAGGTAAAGAAACGTCGATCAATTTGTTGGGTTTTAAAGATGGGACTGCGAATCCCAAAACCAGCGATAAGCCGCTGATTAATCAAGTGGTATGGGTTCAGGGCAATATCGGCGAGCCCGCATGGGCAGTCGGGGGTAGCTATCAGGCGGCGCGGATTATTCGCTTTAAAGTGGAATTTTGGGATCGCACACCGTTACAAGAACAGCAGACTATCTTTGGCCGTGATAAACATAGCGGTGCCCCCTTGGGGAGCCTACATGAACATGATGAGCCGGATTACACCAAAGATCCCGATGGCAACGTGATTAAGTTAGATGCACATATCCGGCTGGCAAATCCACGTACCGCAGAAACTCAGAGTAACCTGATGTTACGCCGTGGCTACAGTTACTCGCTGGGAGTGTCAAATTCAGGGCAACTGGACATGGGCTTGCTGTTTGTCTGCTACCAATCTGATTTGGAAAAGGCGTTCCTGACGGTACAAAAACGGTTGAACGGTGAGGCGTTAGAAGAGTATGTCAAACCGATCGGTGGGGGATATTTCTTCGTGTTACCTGGGGTGGTTGATGCTAACCACTATCTGGCACAAGGGTTGCTTGAAGCCTAA